The Onychomys torridus chromosome 23, mOncTor1.1, whole genome shotgun sequence genome segment GATCATGTAAGGACACCCTGCTGAAGGCTCCAGCCGCTTGCTTTTGCTAGGGATCCACAAGCTCCTGCAGACACTCCTTCGGGAGAGCTTGACTACACAGAGCCCAGCTGCCCTTTTCCCCTGTGCTAAAATTGCCACTCTGTCCTGACTTGCTccgttgttgttttgagacagggttctctggcCCTAtttccctggctggcctagaacttaagatgtagaccaggctagcctcaaactcagagattcatttGCATCTGCCTCTTgaccactgggattaaaggtgtacaccactacatCAGCCCCTATTTGCATTAGAAGTCACTCTTCTCATGAAAACACAGAGCTGGTAGAGTTTATGGCACCAAAACAAGCCTCCCAGGATGGAAATTGTGTTCCTACACAACTGTCAGTGAGGCCTCAGGCCTCACTCTTTACCTATCTCCCCCAAATTTCTTTTGTCCCAACTTGCAGGCTTTGCTCCATCTTCCCTAGAGAAGTGAGGACCACTGGGGAGGGTACACAGTGCAGAGCCCACTTCTGATGTGCTTTTTGGACTTCTAGGCCTGGACAGACAGCCGGCTACAATGGGATGCTGAAGAGTTTGGAAACATCACTGTCCTGCGCCTGCCCTCCGACATGGTGTGGCTACCGGAGATTGTGCTGGAGAACAAGTTGAGAGGCGCTCTCCCAGacctccctccctcatcctgcTCCCTTCCTTATGCCCCTCAGCCTGCACCTCCAACCCTGcctgccctcccttcctccccttcctgacTGCCCAGGGCACACAGTGACCATGGTCCCCATCCCGCAGCAATGACGGCTCCTTCCAGCTTTCTTTCGCCTGCAATGTGCTCGTTTATAATTCGGGCTCTGTGACCTGGCTGCCACCGTCCATCTTCCGTTCCTCCTGCCCCATCTCGGTCACCTACTTTCCTTTTGATTGGCAGAACTGCTCCCTCAAATTCAGGTGCGTCCACCTGAATGTCTCTCGGTCCAGGGCATGCTGCCAGGGGCAGAAGGTTGTGAATGAAATGCTCTCCAGCAGAGGCCTTGGTCCTGTGCTGACCAGAATCCTCTCAGACCCTGACCTTCCCCAGATAGCCCTTCCCCCTGTGCCTCCACCTCCTGTCCTCAGAAGCCCATCCAGAGACTCATGGTCACTCTTTGCCTACTGATCTCTCCAGTTCACTCAAGTACACAGCCAAGGAGATCAGACTTagcctgaagcaggaggaggaggaagatggccGCACCTACCCCATCGAGTGGATTATCATTGACCCTGAGGGTTTCACAGGTACTTCAGAAACCATGGTGGACTGGCCCTGAAGACACATACATTGTGGATGTGCATACAGTCACACCAGCACTTCACACACTCACAGCTACATGTGTGTACAGGCAGGGATGGCATGCAAGCACAGCCTACACACCTACGTTTACTGACCCAAAGAGACTCCAGAGTCAGAGCTGAAGGAAGCAGGGACCTCTCATTATTCCTCAACACATTCAGGACATACTTGTGAATATGGCAGGGTCCCTGAGGATGGATGTGGCTGATACAGGGTGATTGGGCCTTCCTGCACCTAGAGAGCCTGGAGATGTGCCTGGGGTCCCATGGATGGATGTAGGCCACCACAGACTGCATCTGTGACAAGCTCAGCTCTGTGGGGCTCCCTGCTCAGCCCTGTCCAGAAGAAGAACCCGAGTCTTTCAGTTTCAGGGTTGGGACATCCTAGATGGGAGTTTTATACTCATCTAATGTTCTCCCTAAGATCTAGGCCAAGGAAGAATGGCCAAGAAATGGCATTGGAGTTTTGGTTTTTAACCTAGAAGACAGACTCAAAagggcatggtaacacacagatctgtaatctcagcacttgggaggcagaaaacaGAGCTGCCCaatttcaaagccagtctggtctacacaaggagtttcaggccatccagggctacatgccaagacctgtttcaaaaaaactaacaaaacaaaggaggaaggaaagccagtgtggtggtgcatacctgtgatcccTGTACTTCAGAGGCTAGgataggaggatcatgagttcaaaggcagccttggctacatagtgataccaaGATACCAGCCTGAACTGCTGCAGACTCTAGGACTGAGAGCATTTGTtttagacatacatacatatatgtatgtgtgtatatatacacatatacatatatgtatgtatatgtgtgtacacatatatgtatgtatgtatatacatatatgtatgtatatgcatatatgtgtgtatgtatatacatatatgtgtgtatatacgtatgtgtgcatgtatatacatatatagtttgtttatatatttagtttatatagtttgtatatatatagtttgtttgtttactctgagGGGGTGGGTTCGAGccatgccatagcacatgtgtcaaggtcagagggcaattagcgtgagtcagttctctcctttctggagtcccagagattgaactcaggtcatcaggtttggcagacACCTTACGACTCATGGAACCATCTCATAGGCTCCCGACAGTGAGCTTTAAAAACTTTATCTTTGTCACACAACCTACTTTTGActtgttataacttttttttaaagaaattacttatctattttatgtgtctggttgtctcacctgcatgtatgtctgcacaccagaagagggcatctgatcccatGGGATTACagttataggctgttgtgagcagccatgtgggtgctgggaattaaacccaggactTCGGGAAGAGctgccaagtgctcttaactgctgagctatctcttcagccccttgtgATACCTTTTAAGGCAAAATATATTACTTATTTGAACCTtgtatggcttcagcttctgggtTTTTTCccaagtggggagagagagggagagagagagagagagagagagagagagagagagagagagagagaaacaaaacaaacaaacaaacaaaaccatgaaagAACTCCCCCAGAAAAGTCACAGAGGAAAACTTCTTCCTCAGAGACTGAACCTGCTAGCCTAATCCCCAGAGACAGACCCCACAGTACCCACGACTCCTCCATGCAGACAACACCCTAGCCTGCTTTGCTCCACCCCAGCCCTTCATCCTATCCCAAGAGTCCTTGGCCCCATGGGTTCCTTTCTCCAGCTCGATCCCAAGCTGTCCTAATACATCCCTCAGAGAACGGTGAATGGGAGATAGTCCACCGGGCAGCTAAGGTCAATGTGGACCCCAGTGTCCCGATGGACAGCACCAACCACCAAGACATCACCTTCTACCTCATCATCCGCCGCAAGCCTCTCTTCTACATCATCAACATCCTGGTACCCTGTGTGCTCATCTCCTTCATGATCAACCTGGTCTTCTACCTGCCAGGCGACTGTGAGCCTCATGTCCCACTCCCTGTCCTCCTGGACAGGCAGACTCTCCCTAGGCCACCTAGCACAGGTGTTCCAGGCCTGCCCTTCTCTTCACTCGAGAGGAGCAATGATTGTGCATGGCATTGTGTATAACTCAGCAGGAAGGGCGGGCAGGCCTGGCTGGTCTTTGGTTTAGGAACTGCATGTTGGGGTTCTACTAGGATGCTTGGGAACTTTCTGAGTGGCAGGGACTGAGCAAACATAATAGTTAGTGTTGATCACTTACCTAATTTTATGCTTGAAATGCTTTGAGAAACGGAGTTTGAGATTCGCGTTTGTCCAGATCTCTCAACTAATAAGCTGTGGAGTCAGGATTTAAACCCAGGCACAGGATGCTGTATGTACTCTATGATACTCATCATGGTATTGTGAACAGTGGTAGTAGGGCCCTGCCATGGGGGGGACCTTGTGGACTGGAAGTGTAAGTTTCCAGCTAGATCTTACTCTCTAGGTGGAGAGAAGACATCAGTGGCCATCTCGGTGCTTCTGGCCCAATCTGTCTTCCTGTTGCTTATCTCCAAGAGGCTGCCTGCCACATCCATGGCCATCCCCCTGGTAGGCAAGTGAGTATAGCCCTGCCCACACCCAGCCCTGCCCAAGCCCCTGGCCCTTAGTCCCCAGCTCCAGGCATGGTGTGTACCCTCAGGTTCCTGCTCTTCGGTATGGTGCTGGTCACCATGGTTGTAGTGATCTGTGTCATCGTGCTCAACATCCACTTCCGAACACCCAGCACTCACGTGCTGTCGGAGGGAGTCAAGAAGGTGAGTGCTTGCCTAAAGCTGGAAACCAAGTCCTGGCCAGGAGGAGCACTGGGAATGATGAGTATGCTCAGAAGCACCGCAGAAGCACTGGTCCTGTGGTGCagaatgaggacctgggttcaatcctctgctCCACTAAACTTTAAAAACTAAGGGGCCtgttagatggctcagtgggttgaagcacctgccaccaagcttggccacctgagtttgattcccaggccccacatggtatAAAGGGGAGGACcaactcctgcacacacacacacacacacacacacacacacacacacacacacaaataaatgcaaatttaaaagtAGAACAAAACGAAGGAGTAATTttggtgaggacacagaggacagGTTGCTTGGAACAAGCTTGTCTTTGCTCTAAGTCTCTCCGGGCCAGCAGGCTCTTCTGGAACAGATCGTCTTCAGGATAATGGCTCTGTAGCTCTTTAACGGCGTTTGTCTTTAATTGCTTGAAGGGGGAGCTCAACATttggacttttatttatttgagacagggtcttactatacagcttataaaaagaggagggatgggtatagagctcagttggtagagtgcttgcctagcatgcacaaggcacaATACTGAAGGTGAACCCAGCTGAtgacacaggcctataatcctcgagggaggatcagaagttcaaggtcattctcagctatgtGGTGAATTCTAGGCTAACCTGGGATACAGGAGAACCTGattcaaataaagaaaaggaaaagaaggaggaagaggaagaagaaagaggagagggaggaaaaggcggaggctggggtgtggctctgtgATAAAGTGTAtgctcagccaggtggtggtggtgcacacctttaatcccagcacccgggaggcagagccaggcagatctctgtgagttccaaggctagcctgatctacagagcaagatccaggacaggcaccaaaactacacagagaaactctgtctcgaaaaaccaagggcAAAAAAAAAGCATATGCTCAAACtcttaattctcctgcctcagccttctgaatgctgggagtaaaggtatgTATTCCCACcctcagctttttgtttttaatatttattttcagtgaCCGAGTTCTGCTCTGTGCTGAATAATGAGGGAGAGTTGACTGCATCCTTCATGCCAATCAGTGGGGAGCTGGGAAACAGATGATGGGCTCAGCCTGGGAGCTGTGTGTGGCAACCAGAGACATCAGAATGTGTAAAAGTCACTCCACATTTGTGAAATGGCCTATCTTGTGTCCCCTTGACTGCTCAAGTTCTTCCTGGAGATCCTGCCCAAGTTCCTGCACATGTCCCAGCCAGCAGAGGAGGGCCCTGGCCCCGGGACTCCCATCCGGAGGAGCAGCTCCCTGGGATACATCTCCAAGGCCGAGGAGTATTTCTCCCTGAAGTCCCGCAGTGACCTCATGTTTGAGAAGCAGTCAGGGCGCCATGGGCTGGCCCCGCGCCTCACCACAGCCCGTGAGTTCTGGTAGCCATGGAGCATGGCCCAGTGTGGGCAGTGGGTGTGGATAGGCATcactcctgcctctgactcataTCTACAGGCAGGCCCCCAGCAAGCTCTGAGCAGGCACAACAGGAGCTCTTGAGCGAACTGAAGCCAGCTGTGGATGGGGCGAACTTCATCGTCAACCACATGAGGGACCAAAACAGTTACAATGAGGTGAGTGACCTGGGCTCACTGTGGAATCAGACGTTCAAGTGGTATACCAGTCAAGGGAATTCTGTCTTTCCCTCATATACTTCATACCTCATATGCCCACTTAGATGAAGAGATGCATGGTGGGTAAGGATCCCTTGATGTACGTTCTCCCAAGAAGGCAGAATTCCTTCATGAAACCCCACAGCATCACACTGGGTCAGGCACAAGCTCGGGGGGGGCCCAAACAGACATATAACCCTACCCCACCAGGACATATTCCAAGTACTTCTTTGGGTCCCTCCTTTCTGCTAAGATACTCCAAACCATGTCAGGtgttgattatatttattttattattatgctaCTTTTGTGGTACTAGGGATTGACTCTGAGCTTTATGTATGCTGGGAAAGCACggtgccactgagctacactcccagcccagccccagaCCTTTCAAAAGCAGCCATACTGGGTTGTCTATGCTTAAGCAACTTCTTAACAGTTCTTTATATACCCCTGTTCATCCACGGCTGGAAACAACCCCTAATGGCTTAGGCCCCTACTGGGAGTAATGGCAGCCTGTTCTAACCCTATCTGATGCAAGTCTGAGGTGGCCCCCACAGACACATAGAAGCCAAGTTTATGTGCCTCCATTTCTGGGGGTATGGGCCTGCAGTCTGAGGACCTCCCTCTCCCCATGGTGTCTTGGCCCTCCTTGTAGGAAAAGGACAACTGGAACCAGGTGGCCCGCACACTGGACCGTCTCTGCCTGTTTGTAGTGACACCCGTCATGATGATCGGCACAGCCTGGATCTTCCTGCAGGGTGTCTACaaccagcccccaccccagcctttccCCGGGGACCCCTTCTCCTACCAAGAGCAGGACAGGCGCTTCATCTAGAGCAAGCATGAGTGGGCAGCCAGGAAGACAGTAGTCTGATTACAGCAGTTAGTTCCTGGCCGTGAGCTTGGGCCTAGCTGATGCCGTTTGCTGGAGCAATTCCTTTCCAAATAAAGGAGGGGGAGCTTGAGATGGGCTGAGAGTGGACATGGTGGGAGGGAGGCCCCAGGGATGGGGGAGAGGCAAGGGACTTGTTCAGGGGCCAGGGGGCTGACACTGGACTGGCTTCTTGGGAAGAGCACTGGATAGGGCCCTCAGCCTGAGCCACTTCTCTGCCTTGCTCCCTTCTGGGGCAGATCAGAACTGAGCTTCCTGTTTCTGTGTCTTCCTGTCCCACCTGCTCCTCAAACTCGGGCTCCCAGTGCTGACCCGGGGCCGAAGAGGGGGTACCTTGTGTCCAGTCCCCAGGGGAAGGAGGTTATATATAGTGAGGGACTGTCCTGAGTGTCATCTGCCAGCCTTGGTCATTCTATCTGGGTCCTTCTGAGAAGCTGGGGACTGGTGTGGGAGAGTCATGCTTGGCATCAATTATCTTAGagcaccagccccccccccaaggtATCCCTACACCAATTCCCTTCCTCCTTGTCCCTGGTTCCCCAAACCAGGGTTGCTTTGCAATATTTGAGGCACACTTATGATAAAGAATTGTCTGAAGTTCAAATTTAAATGTGTACCCAGTTGTCTTTTTGTgttgttcttcgagacagggtttctctgtatagctttgtgcctttcctggatctcgctctgtagacctcgaggctggcctcaaactcacagagatccgcctggctctgcctcccgattgctggggttaaaggcatgcgccatcaacACCcggcatctttttgtttgtttgtttttgttttttttctagacagggtttctctgtgtagctttggagtctgtcctgagactcactctgtagaccagaccttgaactcacggagatacacctggctctgcctcctgaatgctgggatttatGATGCTAGGGGGTGGAACCCACAGGCCTGCACAGAGGCAAGCATTCCCATCATTCAGCTGCACCCCAGCCCTTAGCTACAGGGTCTTCATCTGCACTATGCATGCAGTAAGACCCGTTCTCAAGTTGTGATTAACACCAAATATATTTGTTGGGGTAAAAGTACCTGTGTTCCAGAAATCTAGGGAACTCCAGGGGTCATTTCTTATCCTGGTCCTCATTTGTGGGGTTGGGTTGCAGGACACAGTCAGAGGGGTTTGTGCCCAGGATTCTTGCATCCTGTGACACATCTATCATTGTGACAGAGAAGAACCCAGACAGGAGACAGTGGCCCAATTATCTGTCTCCTTGTACAGATGTAAGGTCATCACAGCTCAGTCTATTTCATCACAGCGAAGTGGTGATGCCATTTGGTCCTGACAGCAGCGGGTAAGGGTTTGCATCTTGAGATGTGACTGAGGAAAAGAGAAACCCATTTCAACCCCAAACTAACCCTAATTGCATCCTGAGTGAACTGTCTACAAACTCAAGGTAAAGTTCAGGAAAAGAAGCTTGACCCGACACATACCAGAGAAGCCGGGAGTCCAGAACTCCTCAGAATTATCCAGCCATCCCTATATACGAAGAGCTGAAAGACGTCCTCATCTGCCCTTACTGGCTACATCTCTGGGCCATTCAGTGGCACTCCGGAAACCCTGCCATATGATGGGTACTGTGGGCAGCAGGGTCACTAACTAGTCCTTGTTCCAGCTGAGACTGTGGACTCTCCAGAGGTGACAACCCCCAAATGCCACACTCAACCAAGGGTGCCTTTTGTGCAGCTCATCAGCAGCCTGAGAAATTGTCAGGACTGGTCCTCCATGGTTGACTTAGAACCCCATCCCCTTGTGGCCCAGGATGTCACATTCATCAAACAGCTTCCCAGGAGGGTAACCCTGTACTCCCCAATCCAGGAGAGCCAGCTTTCTCAATGGATAGCACGTCAGTTATGAGTGAACTAGGCTTCAAGGACAAAATGCAGTGAGCCAGAGCAAACAGGTGTCCTTTTCCTCACATAGGAAGAATTTAGAGGCAGCGATGGTTGCGCTGGCTCAgttgccaaaaaaaaaaggcaactagAGGCCCAAATTCTTGGCTACCCACCTAGACTGACTCCCATATCTCACTGGCCTTGTTACTCAGGCTTGCTGCCTCAGGTTGGGAGCGAGCTGGCTGCCACAGCCCCATACCTTACATCTATGTTCTGTCAGGAAAGGAGCCTGTCATTTCTTACTCCTTTTCTCATGAAGCAAAGCTTCCCCACCAGTTCAGATGGTGGCACAATTGTCTAGTacgcacaaaaccctgggtttggtctccagcCTGGTAAACGTGGCAGTTGAGAGGGCATGGGGCTAGAAGCTCAACTTGTTCCTCAGCTATACAGCTGGCTTgaagctagtctgggctacacaagactgtgtctccaaaagttaattaattaagtacaacaacaacaaaaaaagtaggCTATTAATGGATTTTCTTGTTATCGTTTTTTTTTGAAAACATGGTGGGAGGcaagtgagacagctcagtgagaaGAAGCTCTTCCCAGgaaagcctgacaacccaagcaAATAAATGCAGAATGGAGAACACATTCCAAAATGTTGCTctctgggccaggtgtggtggcacacacctttaatcccagcactcaggaggcagaagcaggtagatctttggttttgaggccagcttggtctatagagagagttgcaggacagccagggctacacagagaaaccctgcctcaaaaaacaaacaaaagaaatgttgcTTTCTGACCCTACACATACCATGGCCATAGCATGTGCAGGTTCCTCATACACATAAtcacaataataatataaattaaaaaagaaaaaccttcctATGAACCTCTGGAgcatctgtcttagtcagggtttctgttgctgttatcgaacactatgaccaaaagcagcttgggaggaaagggttaacttCAGCTTACAGTTATAgttcatcatccagggaagtcaggccaggaactcaaggcaggaacctggagccaggaaatgaagcagaggccatggaggaacactgctcactgggTTGTTTgttcatagcttgctcagcttgctttcttatacaattcagAACCATCTACCAAGTGGTGGCATTGCCTTCTGTGAGTGGGCTCACACTCACATCCATcactaaccaagaaaatgccctacagacttgtgTACAGGCAGTCTGgatggaggccttttctcaacagagaggttcctcttcccagataatgctagcttgtgtcaagttgacaataaaacatgccaacaacaacaaaccaggcTCCTTTGTGAGCCAACGCAGTCACGCCATGATTTGATCAATGAGATGTGAGCCATGTCTGTAAGTTCGGAATCTTCCGACTGAGCCAGCCACAGACTAAAAATGTGTGGAGGAAAAATTTGTGCCTGGATTGTACACAGACTTTTTCTTGTTATCATTCAGTAATCCATAAAGCACGACAACCATTTGTCCAGCATCGACACTGCATTTCGATCTGGCTCCCCATGGGGACTGAGGGGAGGTGCCACTAGCTAGCTTCTCCAGCCTTTGTCACAGGTGGTGGGTGGTGAGAAAGAAGCATCTGGATTGAAGAGACCCACAAGCATGCTTCTCTCTTAGTAGGCTTCCCCTGTCCACACTGGACTCTCCCAGGAGGCTCCACCCCTCCTAAGTGACTTGCCCTGCAGAGAAGGACAAGCTGGCTCCCAGACCTCTCTCCCAGAgcacagaggggaggggagacaagCTGAGCGACAGTCTTCTTGGGTAGGGAGGCGTCACAGTACAATCTTACACTCTCCGCTTCCTCTCCCGGACACTTGTGGCAAGACAAGGGGGGAGGGGCTAGCGGAATGGCAGGTGGCCACTGCTCACACCACTTCCTGACTGTAGAGGCCATTGCTCACCCTTAGCAAAGGGGAGCCAGGTGGGAGTTGAGTCAGAGACACTGATGTCcaaaaagagaatgaaggaatGCTTTTGGGGACACCAGAGCGAATGGGAGGGCCAGAGACGTCTAAAGTAGAAAGGAACCTTTGGCTTTGGACCCTCAGGGAAAGCATATCTCCCAGGTGTTTAGTGAGTGAATCTTTGTAGGAAAACAGGAGCtttcagaggaaacagaaacccagTGCAGATCTGGCACCAAGGACAAGCCACCCACAA includes the following:
- the Chrnd gene encoding acetylcholine receptor subunit delta isoform X4, whose amino-acid sequence is MLKSLETSLSCACPPTCNDGSFQLSFACNVLVYNSGSVTWLPPSIFRSSCPISVTYFPFDWQNCSLKFSSLKYTAKEIRLSLKQEEEEDGRTYPIEWIIIDPEGFTENGEWEIVHRAAKVNVDPSVPMDSTNHQDITFYLIIRRKPLFYIINILVPCVLISFMINLVFYLPGDCGEKTSVAISVLLAQSVFLLLISKRLPATSMAIPLVGKFLLFGMVLVTMVVVICVIVLNIHFRTPSTHVLSEGVKKFFLEILPKFLHMSQPAEEGPGPGTPIRRSSSLGYISKAEEYFSLKSRSDLMFEKQSGRHGLAPRLTTARRPPASSEQAQQELLSELKPAVDGANFIVNHMRDQNSYNEEKDNWNQVARTLDRLCLFVVTPVMMIGTAWIFLQGVYNQPPPQPFPGDPFSYQEQDRRFI
- the Chrnd gene encoding acetylcholine receptor subunit delta isoform X2, encoding MAGPVPILGLLATLVVCGSWGLNEEQRLIRHLFQEKGYKKELRPVARKEDRVDVALSLTLSNLISLKEVEETLTTNVWIDHAWTDSRLQWDAEEFGNITVLRLPSDMVWLPEIVLENNNDGSFQLSFACNVLVYNSGSVTWLPPSIFRSSCPISVTYFPFDWQNCSLKFSSLKYTAKEIRLSLKQEEEEDGRTYPIEWIIIDPEGFTENGEWEIVHRAAKVNVDPSVPMDSTNHQDITFYLIIRRKPLFYIINILVPCVLISFMINLVFYLPGDCGEKTSVAISVLLAQSVFLLLISKRLPATSMAIPLVGKFLLFGMVLVTMVVVICVIVLNIHFRTPSTHVLSEGVKKFFLEILPKFLHMSQPAEEGPGPGTPIRRSSSLGYISKAEEYFSLKSRSDLMFEKQSGRHGLAPRLTTARRPPASSEQAQQELLSELKPAVDGANFIVNHMRDQNSYNEEKDNWNQVARTLDRLCLFVVTPVMMIGTAWIFLQGVYNQPPPQPFPGDPFSYQEQDRRFI
- the Chrnd gene encoding acetylcholine receptor subunit delta isoform X1, whose amino-acid sequence is MAGPVPILGLLATLVVCALPGSWGLNEEQRLIRHLFQEKGYKKELRPVARKEDRVDVALSLTLSNLISLKEVEETLTTNVWIDHAWTDSRLQWDAEEFGNITVLRLPSDMVWLPEIVLENNNDGSFQLSFACNVLVYNSGSVTWLPPSIFRSSCPISVTYFPFDWQNCSLKFSSLKYTAKEIRLSLKQEEEEDGRTYPIEWIIIDPEGFTENGEWEIVHRAAKVNVDPSVPMDSTNHQDITFYLIIRRKPLFYIINILVPCVLISFMINLVFYLPGDCGEKTSVAISVLLAQSVFLLLISKRLPATSMAIPLVGKFLLFGMVLVTMVVVICVIVLNIHFRTPSTHVLSEGVKKFFLEILPKFLHMSQPAEEGPGPGTPIRRSSSLGYISKAEEYFSLKSRSDLMFEKQSGRHGLAPRLTTARRPPASSEQAQQELLSELKPAVDGANFIVNHMRDQNSYNEEKDNWNQVARTLDRLCLFVVTPVMMIGTAWIFLQGVYNQPPPQPFPGDPFSYQEQDRRFI
- the Chrnd gene encoding acetylcholine receptor subunit delta isoform X3; translated protein: MAGPVPILGLLATLVVCGSWGLNEEQRLIRHLFQEKGYKKELRPVARKEDRVDVALSLTLSNLISLAWTDSRLQWDAEEFGNITVLRLPSDMVWLPEIVLENNNDGSFQLSFACNVLVYNSGSVTWLPPSIFRSSCPISVTYFPFDWQNCSLKFSSLKYTAKEIRLSLKQEEEEDGRTYPIEWIIIDPEGFTENGEWEIVHRAAKVNVDPSVPMDSTNHQDITFYLIIRRKPLFYIINILVPCVLISFMINLVFYLPGDCGEKTSVAISVLLAQSVFLLLISKRLPATSMAIPLVGKFLLFGMVLVTMVVVICVIVLNIHFRTPSTHVLSEGVKKFFLEILPKFLHMSQPAEEGPGPGTPIRRSSSLGYISKAEEYFSLKSRSDLMFEKQSGRHGLAPRLTTARRPPASSEQAQQELLSELKPAVDGANFIVNHMRDQNSYNEEKDNWNQVARTLDRLCLFVVTPVMMIGTAWIFLQGVYNQPPPQPFPGDPFSYQEQDRRFI